The following proteins come from a genomic window of candidate division WOR-3 bacterium:
- a CDS encoding zinc finger protein codes for MENNFEKLKAIETERNDLLNKLQKIEEKKASVSHEVYLKVKSDYETKLKKLDEKIAENKELLKIEMENARSELAELLQKQKELKLHLEEIELRYSIGEYSEDKFNEYEKEAKSNLTDIQGRIRRLEDRIKWCEGLIGTDRIEEPQVAKEIEELPIAEKEEKAEDLTIDEHILEEKLPDEVKKLDELLVETNALLESAEEKEPEKVKKEKEEGIACPKCGYMNPPDSWYCEKCGAEILTVN; via the coding sequence ATGGAAAATAATTTTGAAAAACTAAAAGCGATTGAGACTGAGCGGAATGACCTGCTCAACAAATTGCAAAAAATAGAAGAGAAAAAGGCGAGTGTAAGTCATGAGGTGTATCTTAAAGTAAAAAGTGATTACGAAACGAAATTGAAAAAACTTGATGAGAAGATTGCGGAGAATAAAGAACTATTAAAGATAGAGATGGAAAACGCAAGGAGTGAACTTGCAGAGTTGTTGCAGAAACAGAAAGAATTAAAACTCCATCTTGAAGAAATTGAATTGAGGTATTCTATTGGTGAATATAGTGAAGATAAATTTAATGAATATGAGAAAGAAGCAAAGAGTAATTTGACCGATATCCAGGGAAGGATTAGAAGATTAGAGGATCGCATAAAATGGTGTGAAGGACTTATTGGGACGGATAGGATCGAAGAGCCTCAGGTGGCTAAGGAAATAGAGGAATTACCTATTGCAGAAAAAGAGGAAAAGGCAGAGGATTTGACGATAGATGAGCACATCCTTGAAGAAAAATTACCTGACGAAGTTAAAAAACTTGATGAATTACTTGTTGAGACAAATGCCCTATTGGAATCAGCGGAAGAAAAGGAACCCGAAAAGGTGAAAAAAGAGAAAGAAGAAGGTATTGCCTGTCCCAAATGTGGTTATATGAACCCACCAGATTCCTGGTATTGCGAAAAATGTGGGGCAGAGATTTTGACAGTTAATTAA